In a genomic window of Rhopalosiphum maidis isolate BTI-1 chromosome 4, ASM367621v3, whole genome shotgun sequence:
- the LOC113560644 gene encoding collagen alpha-1(IX) chain-like: MIYIKGNYLRWAQIVLIAMITFPTGRNVLANNKPQTYSERPIDYSDYDESGTSKPVKDQASMQVPCGDFRPGEDDLQIIDFIRKFGLDSAEEIYRKNVIKVTGSNRFQTAYRVEKTARLILPTRNVFPLGIPQQFSFIATYSSKLVSKTQWHILKIVDYQNNTNLQISLNQVLGTVEFSIVNYDGYLQTVKFEASYIFDRNWHKLHFGVFYDRVVLYIDCKQVGVKMLESRGTVDIFGNTALVTNIDYQGAPVDVQWITLSCDPTKPQREGCTELNLIGEETVQIQQSTAATTGSNCPNRENQCANRHPPIVNQNKQGPPGPQGQEGPRGLTGPQGPPGPQGIPGVEGPRGYPGLPGTPGIPALPALRGEKGEQGEPGNPGNKGEPGLPGTITYIPAQQETLYIRPGTVGIPGEKGERGEPGLPGYSGNSFNENEIKEICKSILKEQLSELTNTFIGPPGPPGRSIIGKPGPPGIQGPPGEPGSPGLGMPGERGFPGSPGIQGSTGPEGPAGPKGDKGDRGTEAVAYEGPPGPPGQPGPSGAKGRPGDRGEPGRPGPIGPNGYPGPQGSPGYCEMCNNVYYAGRPSAVGNFKGP, translated from the exons ATTATGATGAGAGCGGCACCAGTAAGCCCGTTAAAGACCAAGCATCGATGCAGGTGCCGTGTGGGGACTTCCGGCCGGGCGAGGACGATCTACAAATAATCGATTTCATTAGAAAATTTGGGTTGGATTCGGCAGaagaaatatatagaaaaaacgTAATAAAAGTGACAGGATCTAACCGTTTTCAGACTGCTTATAGGGTGGAAAAAACAGCTCGTTTAATTTTGCCCACAAG aAATGTATTTCCGTTGGGCATACCACagcaattttcttttattgctACCTACAGTTCAAAATTGGTGTCTAAAACACAATGGCATATACTTAAGATTGttgattatcaaaataatactaatttacaaatttcacTGAATCAAGTTTTAGGGACTGTAGAGTTCTCGATTGTTAATTATGATGGATACTTACAAACTGTTAAATTTGAAGCAAGCTAT atttttgataGAAATTGGCACAAATTACATTTTGGAGTATTTTACGATAGAGTAGTTCTTTACATAGACTGTAAACAAGTTGGTGTTAAAATGTTAGAATCTAGAGGTACAGTGGATATATTTGGTAATACAGCTTTAGTGACAAATATCGATTACCAAGGAGCACCA gtGGATGTACAATGGATAACATTAAGTTGTGATCCAACAAAACCTCAACGAGAAGGATGCACAGAATTGAATCta ATAGGGGAAGAAACTGTACAAATTCAACAGTCAACTGCAGCTACTACTGGAAGTAATTGTCCTAACCGAGAAAATCAATGTGCCAACAGACATCCACCAattgtaaatcaaaataaacagGGACCCCCGGGACCTCAAGGACAAGAAGGGCCACGAGGACTAACAGGTCCACAAGGTCCTCCAGGTCCTCAAGGAATTCCAGGAGtggaa ggTCCACGAGGATATCCGGGTTTACCTGGTACGCCAGGTATACCAGCATTGCCTGCTTTACGTGGAGAAAAAGGAGAACAA ggaGAACCTGGAAATCCTGGTAATAAAGGAGAACCTGGACTTCCTGGAACTATTACTTATATTCCAGCTCAACAAGAAACCCTATATATAAGACca GGAACAGTTGGCATACCAGGCGAAAAGGGAGAACGAGGAGAACCTGGATTGCCAGGTTATTca ggaaatagttttaatgaaaatgagATTAAAGAAATATGTAAATCAATTCTGaaag AACAATTATCTGAACTTACAAACACCTTTATTGGTCCACCTGGACCTCCTGGACGATCAATTATAGGTAAACCTGGTCCACCGGGTATCCAGGGTCCCCCAG gaGAGCCTGGATCACCAGGTTTAGGAATGCCAGGCGAAAGAGGTTTTCCAGGATCCCCTGGTATACAAGGATCAACTG GTCCAGAAGGTCCAGCTGGACCAAAAGGAGATAAAGGAGATCGTGGAACTGAAGCAGTTGCGTATGAAGGGCCACCTGGACCCCCGGGTCAACcag gtcCAAGTGGAGCAAAAGGTAGACCAGGAGATAGAGGTGAACCAGGAAGACCCg GTCCAATTGGTCCAAATGGTTATCCTGGCCCTCAAGGTTCGCCAGGATATTGTGAAATGTGTAATAATGTCTATTATGCAGGTAGACCATCAGCAGTCGGAAATTTCAAAGGACCTTGA